A genomic window from Nomascus leucogenys isolate Asia chromosome 10, Asia_NLE_v1, whole genome shotgun sequence includes:
- the LOC100588656 gene encoding olfactory receptor 7A17-like has product MEPENDTQISEFRLLGFSEEHRLQRFLFGVFFSMYLITVFGNWLIILVIILCSHLHTPMYFFLSNLSFVDICFASTTVPKMLVNIQTQSKVITYAGCITQMYFFIHFVGLDSFLLTVMAYDRFVAICHPLHYTVIMNPQLCGLLVLASWIMSVLHSLLHSLMVLRLSLCRELEIPHFFCELNQVIHLACSDTFLNDMAMYLAAVLLGGGCLAGILYSYSKIVSSICAISSAQGKYKAFSTCASHLSVVSLFYCTSLGVYLSSAATHNSHSGAIASVMYTVVTPMLNPFIYSLRNKDIKRALKNSLGGKLEKCQLS; this is encoded by the coding sequence ATGGAACCAGAGAATGATACACAAATTTCAGAATTTCGACTTCTGGGATTTTCAGAAGAACACAGACTGCAACGATTTCTCTTTGGAGTGTTCTTTTCCATGTACCTCATCACTGTATTTGGAAACTGGCTTATCATCCTGGTTATCATTTTATGCTCCCACCTCCACACCCCCATGTACTTCTTCCTCTCCAACCTGTCCTTTGTAGACATCTGTTTTGCTTCCACCACGGTCCCAAAGATGCTGGTGAATATCCAGACACAGAGCAAAGTCATCACCTATGCAGGCTGCATCACCCAGATGTACTTTTTCATACATTTTGTAGGATTGGACAGCTTCCTCCTAACTGTGATGGCCTATGACCGGTTTGTGGCCATCTGTCACCCCCTGCACTACACGGTCATCATGAACCCTCAACTCTGTGGACTGCTGGTTCTGGCGTCCTGGATCATGAGTGTCTTGCATTCCTTATTACATAGCTTAATGGTGCTGCGGTTGTCCTTATGCAGAGAGTTGGAAATCCCCCACTTTTTCTGTGAACTTAATCAGGTCATCCACCTTGCCTGTTCTGACACCTTTCTTAATGACATGGCGATGTATTTGGCAGCTGTGCTGCTGGGTGGAGGATGTCTCGCTGGGATCCTTTACTCTTACTCTAAGATAGTTTCCTCCATATGTGCAATCTCATCAGCTCAAGGGAAGTACAAGGCATTTTCCACCTGTGCATCTCACCTCTCAGTTGTCTCCTTGTTTTATTGTACGAGCCTAGGAGTGTACCTTAGCTCGGCTGCAACCCACAACTCACACTCAGGTGCAATAGCCTCAGTGATGTACACTGTGGTCACCCCCATGCTGAACCCCTTCATCTACAGCCTGAGGAATAAGGACATAAAGAGGGCTCTGAAGAATTCTTTGGGAGGGAAACTAGAAAAGTGCCAGTTGTCCTAG